TCTATGCCCTTACATTCCTTCGTTCTGTTTATGGATAAAAGCGGAGATAGCGTTTAAGCTTTAATGCTGGGTCATGCCCTAATGGAGGTGATCTCCTTATCTCCGCTTTATCGGCGTGATTTCATGTTTCTTGCTTTGCTGTAACATAGCCACTTGCCTTGTCGGATGTCATGGGCGGCGCAGCCGTTTATATACCCTTGACATCTAGCACGTAACCAAAACCCTTGTAATGGGCTGTTTAAGCCGTATTTAGGCTTAAGCAGCTTGACTGCCAATTTGGTTCTTTCTGTATTCCCCAAGCACTAATTCTGCCTTGTATTCGGTTTGCTTTTTTACCAGATTGTATATTACTGTTATTACTTTTTTGGAAATAACAACAAGTGCTTGCTTCTTCTTAAGCGGATTGGTTTCACGCGTTTTCAGGTATTGGTAAAGTTCTTTCATTTCTTTGTTTACCGCAACCATTGTCATGTCCATCAGGTATAAAATACTCCTTAAGTTTTTTCTTCCGCGCTTGGAGATTGCTGTTCCGCTTCTACTCTTGCCAGAGCTGTCTTCAACAAGGTTGTATCCGGCCATTTTGCTTATCTGACGCGGATGGTTAAATCTCATCGGATCGCCTATCTCGCCTAAAAAACTTGCTGCGGTGACCACGCCTATGCCGGGGATGCTGAGAATTATTTCGCCGATTCCTGTCGCAGCCAGGGCCAGTTCCATTGTGTTTTCCACTTGTTCGAGCTGCTTTGTTAATAATTCCAATTCCTCAATCATCAACTCTAATTTCAACTTTGACGACGCTGTTCCATAACTCACGCCTATGGAGTTTTGGGCTGCTTCTACAAGTTGCTGAGCCTTCTTCCTGCCTACTGTCTTTTTGACGACTTTCTTTATCTCGACAAGTACTCCCTCAACTCCCAATTCAAGTATCAGCGAAGGGAATGGACAG
This genomic stretch from Dehalobacter restrictus DSM 9455 harbors:
- a CDS encoding IS110 family transposase — translated: MKNRNNQKLEAITPKTLIVGVDIAKETQWARFVDYRGIELGKALKFQNDKTGFETILASIEVICKNKRLDDVIVGMEPTGHYWKPLANYLLMHEVKVVMVNPYHTKKAKELDDNSQTKSDKKDALTIAKLVRDGRYYEVYMPQDIFAELRVLANARISLMKRHNALKNTITAVMDEYFPEMKLVFKSPLNGKASMQILKTCPFPSLILELGVEGVLVEIKKVVKKTVGRKKAQQLVEAAQNSIGVSYGTASSKLKLELMIEELELLTKQLEQVENTMELALAATGIGEIILSIPGIGVVTAASFLGEIGDPMRFNHPRQISKMAGYNLVEDSSGKSRSGTAISKRGRKNLRSILYLMDMTMVAVNKEMKELYQYLKTRETNPLKKKQALVVISKKVITVIYNLVKKQTEYKAELVLGEYRKNQIGSQAA